From the genome of Delphinus delphis chromosome 8, mDelDel1.2, whole genome shotgun sequence, one region includes:
- the MYOD1 gene encoding myoblast determination protein 1, with translation MELLSPPIRDVDLTGPDGSLCNFATADDFYDDPCFDSPDLRFFEDLDPRLVHVGALLKPEEHSHFPAAAHPVPGAREDEHVRAPSGHHQAGRCLLWACKACKRKTTNADRRKAATMRERRRLSKVNEAFETLKRCTSSNPNQRLPKVEILRNAIRYIEGLQALLRDQDAAPPGAAAAFYAPGPLPPGRGGEHYSGDSDASSPRSNCSDGMMDYSGPPSGARRRNCYEGTYYSEAPNEPRPGKSAAVSSLDCLSSIVERISTESPAAPALLLADAPPASSPGPQEAAAGSEVERGSPTPSPDTAPQCPAGANPNPIYQVL, from the exons ATGGAGCTGCTTTCGCCGCCGATCCGCGACGTAGACTTGACGGGCCCCGACGGCTCTCTGTGCAACTTTGCAACAGCGGACGACTTCTATGATGACCCGTGTTTTGACTCCCCGGACCTGCGCTTCTTCGAGGACCTGGATCCGCGCCTCGTGCACGTGGGCGCGCTCCTGAAGCCCGAGGAACACTCGCACTTCCCTGCGGCCGCGCACCCGGTGCCGGGCGCGCGCGAGGATGAGCATGTGCGCGCGCCCAGCGGGCACCACCAGGCGGGCCGCTGTCTACTGTGGGCCTGCAAGGCGTGCAAACGCAAGACCACTAACGCGGACCGCCGCAAGGCCGCTACCATGCGCGAGCGGCGCCGCCTGAGCAAAGTCAACGAGGCCTTCGAGACGCTCAAGCGCTGCACGTCTAGCAACCCAAACCAGCGGCTGCCCAAGGTGGAGATCCTGCGCAACGCCATCCGCTACATCGAAGGTCTGCAGGCGCTGCTTCGCGACCAGGACGCCGCGCCCCCTGGTGCTGCCGCTGCCTTTTACGCGCCTGGCCCTTTGCCCCCAGGCCGCGGCGGCGAGCACTACAGCGGCGACTCGGACGCGTCCAGCCCGCGCTCCAATTGCTCCGACGGCATG ATGGACTACAGCGGCCCCCCGAGCGGTGCCCGGCGGCGGAACTGCTACGAAGGCACCTACTACAGCGAGGCGCCCAACG AACCCCGGCCCGGGAAGAGTGCTGCGGTGTCGAGCCTCGACTGCCTGTCCAGCATCGTGGAGCGCATCTCCACCGAGAGCCCCGCCGCGCCCGCTCTTCTGCTGGCCGACGCGCCGCCGGCGTCGTCTCCAGGCCCGCAAGAGGCGGCCGCCGGGAGCGAGGTCGAGCGCGgcagccccaccccttcccccgaCACCGCCCCTCAGTGCCCAGCGGGCGCGAACCCCAACCCGATCTACCAGGTGCTCTGA